The following coding sequences lie in one Synechococcus sp. CC9902 genomic window:
- a CDS encoding glycosyltransferase family 61 protein, with the protein MSNRNFSDLQIHINGRARDFKFYLERYILDKNIIQSKPDELIYEPTSLYSCYIHEVIVDKDTHGYFNKDGSLNRFSYPNRGIRIKNQKINKHKKCIREITNKEIMEIDDDCHNIILMNHVDHFNYWHWTFDCLTKLIIAKKLGIVKISKLRLYVIGYTELKNFQWDGLDLIGIKRSQVIFSNRKVKFKKLLNISLPSPISNSKEVIKLVKSALDQQLGLSGLSNIEKVQNGKVGEKLFIKRGNAKNNRTIDNIEEVKLLCIDKGYSVIDPGEMSLLEQIEVFRKSTKVVGVHGSAFVNMLYMKSGSVIELFTKEYCPLHEFALAKHCSLDYKIIESDVNNRIDLKKLENLL; encoded by the coding sequence ATGAGTAACAGAAATTTTTCGGATCTACAAATACATATAAATGGTAGGGCAAGAGATTTTAAATTTTACTTGGAAAGATATATCCTAGATAAAAACATAATCCAAAGCAAACCAGATGAGTTAATATATGAACCAACATCACTATATAGTTGCTATATACATGAAGTTATTGTTGATAAAGATACGCATGGCTACTTCAACAAAGATGGTTCATTAAATAGATTCTCATACCCTAATAGAGGAATCAGAATTAAAAATCAAAAGATTAATAAGCATAAGAAGTGTATTCGTGAAATTACAAATAAGGAAATCATGGAGATTGATGATGATTGTCATAATATAATTTTAATGAATCATGTGGATCATTTTAATTACTGGCACTGGACTTTTGATTGTCTAACAAAGCTAATAATTGCAAAAAAATTAGGAATAGTAAAAATAAGCAAACTAAGATTATATGTGATAGGTTATACGGAATTGAAAAATTTTCAGTGGGACGGTCTAGATTTAATCGGAATCAAAAGATCTCAGGTTATATTTAGCAATAGAAAGGTTAAATTCAAAAAATTACTAAATATCTCTCTGCCATCGCCGATAAGTAATTCAAAGGAAGTAATAAAACTTGTTAAGTCAGCGTTAGATCAACAATTGGGATTATCAGGGTTGTCCAATATAGAAAAAGTACAAAATGGAAAAGTCGGAGAAAAGTTATTCATTAAACGAGGAAATGCAAAGAATAATCGTACAATTGATAATATCGAAGAAGTAAAATTACTATGTATTGATAAAGGATATAGTGTAATTGATCCTGGAGAAATGAGTCTACTCGAACAAATAGAGGTATTTAGAAAAAGCACAAAAGTCGTAGGAGTACACGGTTCAGCATTTGTAAATATGCTTTATATGAAAAGTGGTTCAGTGATTGAGCTTTTTACAAAAGAATATTGTCCACTGCATGAATTTGCTTTAGCGAAACATTGTTCATTGGATTACAAAATAATTGAATCCGACGTAAATAATAGAATTGATTTGAAAAAATTGGAGAATCTACTATGA
- a CDS encoding HAD-IA family hydrolase: MISHQYKNTDKEIMYKKISAIVPIKFNSRRLPNKNFLNLNGRPLCSYIFQTLTQVEGIHNIYCYASSSLPLNFLPKSVKYLQRPSYLDGDNIEATELFRYAIESIDTDIVIITHATSPLIHSESIERGLQAVISGEYRSAYSVHKIQKYSWCDGKPVNFTPSKLEQTQKISPVLYETSGFYVFRKRDFLESNTRTTEPAFKVEIPISEAVDIDNPEDFELATKLQYDNNITENELTSKYFVDLIKRISPESNLKESISHICFDLDGVLIDSKIVMKIAWEECMRIFELEQTFEEYFTHLGIEFFEILKKIEIKKNLHDDIYKLYNEVSLNNSYKIKVYNNTREVLKRLKNAGFGLSICTSKSRKRTIEVLRRNNLIQYFDYISATEKENKLRPKPAPDFLLECCTNLKVDPSQTIYIGDTDYDHECAKRAHTAFIHAEWGYGRDNIREKSIWLESIKDLDTLLIDE, translated from the coding sequence ATGATTTCACACCAATATAAAAATACTGACAAAGAAATAATGTACAAGAAAATCTCAGCGATTGTCCCGATTAAGTTTAATTCGAGAAGACTTCCGAACAAAAATTTCCTGAATCTTAATGGAAGGCCACTATGCTCATATATATTTCAAACATTAACACAAGTCGAAGGAATTCATAACATTTATTGTTATGCAAGTTCAAGTCTCCCACTAAATTTTTTACCAAAATCAGTCAAGTACCTTCAGAGACCTTCGTACCTAGATGGGGATAATATAGAGGCAACTGAACTATTTAGATACGCAATAGAATCAATAGATACGGATATTGTGATAATTACACATGCTACATCGCCATTGATACATTCAGAATCAATAGAAAGAGGATTACAAGCAGTAATCTCAGGGGAATATAGATCGGCATATAGTGTACATAAAATACAAAAGTATTCGTGGTGTGATGGAAAACCAGTCAATTTTACACCTTCTAAGCTTGAACAAACTCAAAAAATATCACCAGTATTGTATGAAACATCAGGATTTTATGTTTTTAGGAAAAGAGATTTTTTGGAAAGTAATACAAGGACTACTGAACCTGCATTCAAAGTAGAGATACCCATATCAGAAGCAGTAGATATTGACAATCCTGAAGACTTTGAGCTAGCGACAAAGTTGCAATATGATAATAATATAACAGAAAATGAGCTGACTTCGAAATACTTTGTTGATCTAATCAAAAGAATAAGTCCAGAATCAAATTTGAAAGAAAGCATTAGTCATATATGCTTTGATTTAGATGGTGTTTTGATAGATTCAAAGATTGTGATGAAGATAGCATGGGAGGAGTGTATGAGAATATTTGAATTGGAACAAACATTCGAAGAATATTTCACACATTTAGGAATCGAATTTTTTGAAATTTTGAAAAAAATTGAAATTAAAAAAAATTTGCATGATGATATCTATAAACTTTATAATGAGGTATCTCTAAATAATTCATATAAAATTAAAGTCTATAATAACACAAGAGAGGTATTAAAAAGATTAAAAAATGCAGGCTTCGGATTAAGTATATGTACATCCAAATCACGAAAACGTACTATTGAGGTACTTAGAAGGAATAACTTGATTCAGTATTTTGACTATATTTCTGCAACAGAAAAAGAAAATAAACTTAGACCAAAACCAGCACCAGACTTTCTATTAGAGTGTTGTACTAACTTAAAAGTAGACCCATCGCAGACAATCTATATAGGTGACACAGATTACGATCATGAATGCGCTAAGAGAGCACATACTGCATTTATACATGCAGAATGGGGATATGGGAGAGACAATATTAGGGAAAAGTCAATATGGTTAGAGTCCATTAAAGACCTTGACACCCTCTTGATCGATGAGTAA
- the pseB gene encoding UDP-N-acetylglucosamine 4,6-dehydratase (inverting), with product MNIGMKKILLTGGTGSFGKAFIKETITKYQDVERLVIYSRDELKQWELQQIYPEKQYPQIRFFLGDVRDENRLRRALEGIDTVVHAAALKQVPAAEYNPFEFVKTNIIGANNLIQACLDTEVSNIVALSTDKAAAPINLYGATKLCSDKLFIAANNVRGGKNTKFSVVRYGNVMGSRGSVIPYFLKEAKNSGKLNITDTRMTRFNIVLKEGVEMVHWAIKQSMGGEIFVPKIPSYRIVDVAEAIAPSLNHEVIGIRPGEKIHEEMITTSDSTTTLDLGKYYAITPAGGGVIEKYKKEDRPYERVKEGFTYNSLDNKQYLNISEIRALIRSNIDHDFTPI from the coding sequence ATGAACATAGGTATGAAAAAAATCCTTTTAACTGGCGGAACCGGAAGTTTTGGGAAAGCTTTTATTAAAGAAACAATAACAAAATATCAAGATGTAGAAAGATTAGTCATTTATAGTAGAGATGAACTGAAACAATGGGAACTACAGCAAATCTATCCAGAGAAACAATATCCACAAATTAGATTTTTTTTGGGAGATGTCAGAGACGAAAACAGATTACGAAGAGCACTAGAAGGGATAGATACTGTAGTTCATGCAGCAGCATTAAAGCAAGTGCCAGCAGCAGAATATAATCCTTTCGAATTTGTGAAAACTAACATAATTGGTGCAAACAACTTAATTCAAGCATGTCTAGATACTGAAGTATCAAACATTGTAGCCCTAAGCACTGACAAGGCTGCTGCACCAATTAACTTATATGGAGCCACAAAACTGTGCTCAGACAAGTTATTCATCGCAGCAAACAATGTCAGAGGCGGAAAAAATACAAAATTCTCAGTAGTAAGATATGGGAACGTAATGGGGTCAAGAGGTTCGGTGATACCATATTTTTTAAAAGAAGCCAAAAATTCAGGAAAACTAAACATAACTGACACCAGGATGACCAGGTTCAACATAGTGCTAAAGGAAGGCGTAGAGATGGTACATTGGGCAATAAAGCAAAGCATGGGTGGGGAAATATTTGTGCCTAAGATACCAAGTTATCGTATTGTTGATGTTGCTGAAGCTATTGCACCTTCGTTGAACCACGAAGTAATAGGAATACGTCCAGGAGAGAAAATTCACGAAGAAATGATAACAACATCAGACAGCACAACGACACTTGACTTAGGTAAATATTATGCAATTACGCCTGCTGGAGGTGGAGTAATTGAAAAATATAAAAAAGAAGATAGGCCTTATGAAAGAGTAAAAGAAGGATTTACATACAATTCATTAGATAATAAACAATATCTCAATATAAGTGAAATAAGAGCCCTAATCAGAAGTAATATTGATCATGATTTCACACCAATATAA
- a CDS encoding alpha-1,2-fucosyltransferase, whose protein sequence is MKETQLKGLTIAGKEDGFGAQYQSCLSGFSYARNIGIKYIHTPFSKIQHGLCPNKMNAFTGLKSDEWHKEANNIELSSYNMIKEVQWSKRPSIYYTEAVIKEIRKMYYSTEKPGVKNYDVAIHIRRGDVNENMTEEKFRYVPNEFYKKILDNISKGCEKLNICIVSEGNKEDFKQFQGYNNIDYLLNEDVLKSFHTLVESNILVLSRSSFSYCTGILSRGLVLYPDFWHSKLDHWRRIK, encoded by the coding sequence ATGAAAGAAACGCAATTAAAAGGGTTAACAATCGCTGGAAAGGAGGATGGATTTGGTGCACAGTATCAATCGTGTTTAAGTGGATTTTCATATGCAAGAAATATTGGAATAAAATACATTCATACACCATTCTCGAAAATACAACACGGATTATGTCCAAATAAAATGAATGCTTTTACTGGACTAAAATCCGACGAATGGCACAAAGAGGCGAATAACATTGAATTAAGCTCATACAATATGATAAAAGAAGTACAGTGGTCAAAAAGGCCATCAATATACTATACTGAAGCAGTAATAAAAGAGATAAGAAAAATGTATTACAGCACAGAAAAACCAGGTGTTAAAAATTATGATGTTGCAATTCATATTCGACGAGGAGATGTGAATGAAAACATGACAGAAGAAAAGTTTAGATATGTACCAAACGAGTTTTACAAGAAAATTTTGGACAATATAAGCAAAGGATGTGAAAAATTAAATATTTGCATTGTAAGTGAAGGGAACAAAGAGGATTTCAAGCAATTTCAAGGGTATAATAATATAGACTATTTGCTAAATGAGGATGTACTTAAATCATTTCATACATTAGTCGAGTCTAATATATTAGTGCTGTCAAGAAGTTCATTTTCATACTGCACTGGAATATTATCGAGGGGATTGGTGCTATACCCTGATTTCTGGCATAGCAAGCTAGACCATTGGAGAAGAATAAAATAA
- the ribH gene encoding 6,7-dimethyl-8-ribityllumazine synthase, producing the protein MTVFEGNFENSKDLNIGIVVSRFNDLITNKLLSGCIDCLKRHGVNVETNENKVDIAWVPGAYELPLITQLMARTKKYDVIITLGAVIRGDTPHFDVVISEASKGIASVTRDTSIPIIFGVLTTDTMQQALERAGIKNNLGWGYALQALEMGSLVNAMKISKV; encoded by the coding sequence ATGACTGTCTTCGAAGGAAATTTTGAAAATAGTAAAGACCTGAATATAGGTATTGTAGTATCACGGTTTAATGATTTAATAACAAATAAACTGCTAAGTGGCTGTATTGACTGTCTGAAGAGACATGGTGTGAATGTAGAAACGAATGAAAATAAAGTGGATATAGCTTGGGTACCAGGAGCATATGAACTGCCGTTGATTACTCAACTGATGGCACGTACGAAAAAATACGATGTAATTATTACACTAGGAGCAGTGATCAGAGGAGACACGCCACATTTTGATGTAGTAATCTCAGAAGCCAGTAAGGGGATTGCGTCGGTTACAAGGGACACATCAATCCCAATTATATTTGGTGTGCTGACAACAGATACAATGCAGCAAGCATTGGAAAGGGCTGGAATTAAAAATAATCTTGGATGGGGTTATGCTCTACAAGCATTAGAAATGGGTTCGTTAGTGAATGCCATGAAAATAAGCAAGGTATAA
- a CDS encoding tetratricopeptide repeat protein, with protein MIAGITIRQMIKDSQKRNLLNKGSEEIEKNPDVAETIIKEAIKYIPEEKIAWFNLGIALHQQRKIRSAIKAYRKAIELSKEPFDDAINNLGQDLLLAGEWKEGFEIYEERLRRSQKMSQQYNKLYGERWRGEKDTRICEKLIIVAEQGYGDTLQFCRFVQDLKDKGYSTTLFCQEELKHLLRESNSIGEVTSSIASSSKNMRWCPLMSLPHMLAIEEKRKLKRKRYININGKDVEKWKKILKRKTGHKLVAIHWQGNPNFEKKLYTKERSMKFKLLNNLAEIDNVEYISIQKGYGSEQLEQNNKLKMVEGQKEFDQTYNFMDTGAVLKNCDLLISADSSVVHLAGAIGTKVWLALNYVPEWRWGLENEKTEWYEDMKLYRQNRRGNWEDVIQTMKEDLKRLVDNHS; from the coding sequence ATGATAGCAGGGATCACAATTAGGCAAATGATAAAAGATAGTCAAAAAAGAAATTTATTAAATAAAGGGTCAGAAGAAATAGAGAAAAACCCAGATGTAGCAGAGACAATAATCAAAGAGGCCATTAAATATATTCCAGAAGAAAAAATAGCATGGTTTAATTTAGGGATAGCACTACATCAGCAAAGAAAAATCAGAAGTGCTATAAAAGCGTACAGAAAAGCTATAGAGTTAAGCAAAGAACCGTTTGATGATGCAATAAATAATCTCGGACAAGATTTGCTGCTGGCTGGAGAATGGAAAGAAGGATTTGAAATTTATGAGGAGAGATTAAGGAGATCTCAAAAAATGTCCCAACAATATAATAAGCTATATGGAGAACGATGGAGAGGCGAAAAGGATACTAGAATATGTGAAAAATTAATAATAGTGGCAGAACAAGGTTACGGAGATACACTTCAATTCTGTAGGTTTGTACAAGATCTAAAAGACAAAGGATATTCGACAACGTTATTTTGCCAAGAAGAATTGAAGCATTTACTTCGAGAATCTAATAGCATCGGAGAAGTAACATCATCAATAGCGTCGAGTAGTAAAAATATGAGATGGTGTCCGCTCATGAGTCTGCCACATATGTTGGCTATTGAGGAAAAAAGAAAATTAAAAAGGAAAAGATATATAAATATAAATGGGAAAGACGTAGAAAAATGGAAAAAAATTCTAAAAAGAAAAACGGGGCACAAATTAGTAGCAATACATTGGCAGGGAAATCCGAACTTCGAAAAAAAATTATATACAAAAGAAAGATCAATGAAATTCAAGCTACTCAACAATCTTGCAGAGATCGATAATGTAGAATATATATCAATACAGAAGGGTTATGGTAGTGAACAATTGGAGCAAAATAATAAGCTGAAAATGGTCGAAGGACAAAAGGAATTTGATCAAACATACAACTTCATGGATACGGGAGCTGTACTAAAAAACTGTGACCTATTAATAAGTGCGGACAGCAGCGTAGTACATCTAGCAGGAGCGATAGGTACAAAAGTGTGGTTAGCATTGAACTATGTTCCTGAATGGCGTTGGGGATTGGAAAATGAAAAAACAGAGTGGTATGAGGATATGAAGTTATATAGGCAAAACAGAAGGGGAAATTGGGAAGATGTTATACAAACAATGAAAGAAGACTTGAAAAGATTAGTAGACAACCATTCATGA
- a CDS encoding glycosyltransferase family 4 protein, which yields MSLKILVITNLYPPQELGGYGRCISDFVSGLLKLGHFVQILSADAPYLHNHTCSTFGLHGEPISRILELKGSYKSGVSLIKNRSTCSHIDFFNIDSLRNHLNCGWDAVLLGNIDLIGTEILPFLLKYQIPILHHIGFIDPPYPVTEFPFSPFYQILPASCAVRKSLVSAGFPVSSAPVIYPGARCDLFRPAYGNVSPSLLSAISTHNSGFSLGSFENPLKVGFAGLLMGSKGVHTIVLALLLLFKNGIYFNVSFAGSEYQDSYRSRLENLFVNAGLSDSYSFVGQLDRHQLSTFWSHHHVGIFPSIYPEAFGISAVEIMASGVVLVSSCVGGSAELFQPGLNGLPFTPDDPVSLANALMGLVRNPSFMFSLASSGSDRAFSSFSVDSSSARIASLIYNFNIN from the coding sequence ATGTCTCTAAAGATTCTTGTTATTACTAATCTTTATCCTCCACAGGAATTAGGTGGTTATGGTCGTTGTATTTCTGATTTTGTTTCTGGCCTTTTAAAGCTTGGTCATTTTGTCCAGATCCTCTCAGCTGATGCGCCTTATCTCCATAATCATACTTGTTCCACTTTTGGACTTCATGGTGAGCCCATTTCCCGTATTTTAGAATTAAAGGGTAGTTATAAATCTGGTGTTTCTTTAATTAAGAATAGATCTACTTGTTCACATATTGACTTCTTTAATATAGATTCTCTCCGTAATCATTTAAATTGTGGATGGGATGCTGTTCTTTTGGGCAATATTGATTTAATTGGTACAGAGATTCTGCCTTTTTTATTAAAATATCAAATTCCAATTTTGCATCATATAGGTTTTATTGATCCACCTTATCCTGTTACAGAGTTTCCCTTTTCCCCCTTCTATCAAATTCTTCCTGCAAGTTGCGCTGTTCGAAAAAGTTTGGTCTCAGCTGGATTTCCTGTCTCTTCAGCCCCCGTAATATATCCTGGTGCTAGATGTGACCTTTTTAGACCTGCCTACGGAAACGTTTCACCTTCTCTACTGTCAGCAATTTCAACTCACAACAGTGGTTTTAGTCTTGGCTCCTTTGAAAACCCCCTTAAGGTGGGTTTTGCAGGTCTCCTTATGGGGTCTAAGGGTGTTCATACAATAGTTCTTGCACTTCTTCTGCTTTTTAAAAACGGTATATATTTCAATGTTTCTTTCGCAGGCTCTGAATATCAAGATTCCTATCGGTCTAGACTCGAAAATCTATTTGTTAATGCAGGTCTTTCTGATTCGTATTCTTTTGTTGGTCAATTAGATCGTCATCAGCTGTCCACCTTTTGGAGTCATCATCATGTTGGTATTTTCCCTTCTATTTATCCTGAGGCCTTTGGCATCTCTGCAGTCGAAATTATGGCAAGTGGGGTTGTACTTGTATCTTCCTGCGTTGGTGGTTCTGCTGAATTGTTTCAGCCAGGTTTGAATGGTCTACCGTTTACGCCTGATGATCCCGTTTCTTTAGCCAATGCCTTAATGGGACTAGTTCGTAATCCATCATTTATGTTTTCCTTGGCCTCTTCTGGTTCTGATCGAGCTTTTAGTAGTTTTTCAGTGGACTCGTCCTCTGCACGTATTGCTTCTCTGATCTACAATTTTAACATCAACTAG
- a CDS encoding glycosyltransferase, protein MRILLIHQNFPGQFKHLVPYLSSFGHDIMCICSHDRPFAHWIQGWRYKPPEPPKEPMPLSQHLWFESLQRAASVADICHKLNTQGWVPDRILAHSGWGETLGIAETWPNIPQIVWPELWTLPQHGGYGFDPTLPEVSFSQTIEQLGRNLMTRLALNQAAAWVMPTHHQADSLPACFQDSRLNIIHEGINTSIASPNKNVSFYVRGRHVDASVPSITFVNRNLERLRGFDLFMQSLPELQRNWPDLCVFIVGDNGPGYGNGHPSGKTLREVMINELASELDFNRIFFLGRVPYNQLITLFQISWVHVYLSYPFVLSWSLLEAMSCGCSIVASEGMPVEEVITDNVNGLLTSMDNPKLLSARISQLLSDPESRTRLSKAARISALSYDTSITLPKLYKLIIDL, encoded by the coding sequence ATGCGAATTCTGCTCATACACCAAAACTTCCCCGGTCAGTTTAAGCATCTTGTTCCATATTTATCTTCTTTTGGCCATGATATTATGTGTATATGTTCTCATGATAGGCCTTTTGCACATTGGATTCAAGGTTGGCGTTATAAACCACCCGAACCTCCTAAGGAACCAATGCCTCTTAGTCAGCATCTTTGGTTCGAGAGTCTTCAGAGAGCTGCTTCTGTCGCTGACATCTGTCATAAATTAAATACTCAGGGATGGGTGCCCGATCGTATTCTTGCTCATTCAGGATGGGGCGAGACTTTAGGTATCGCTGAGACATGGCCAAACATACCCCAAATAGTTTGGCCGGAGTTATGGACCCTACCTCAGCACGGTGGGTATGGATTTGACCCTACTTTGCCTGAAGTGTCTTTTTCCCAAACTATTGAGCAACTCGGTCGTAACTTAATGACTCGTTTAGCTCTAAATCAAGCAGCTGCCTGGGTTATGCCTACTCATCACCAAGCTGATAGTCTTCCAGCTTGTTTTCAAGATTCACGTCTCAATATTATTCATGAAGGGATTAATACCTCAATCGCTTCTCCCAATAAAAATGTTTCTTTCTATGTCAGAGGTCGGCATGTAGATGCTTCAGTACCGTCAATTACTTTTGTTAATCGTAATTTAGAACGTTTACGAGGCTTTGATTTATTTATGCAATCCCTACCTGAATTACAGAGAAATTGGCCAGATTTGTGCGTCTTCATCGTTGGTGATAATGGACCTGGCTATGGGAACGGACATCCAAGTGGTAAGACACTGCGCGAAGTCATGATTAATGAATTAGCCTCTGAACTTGATTTTAACCGGATTTTCTTTTTAGGTAGAGTACCTTATAATCAACTCATTACATTATTTCAAATTTCCTGGGTACATGTTTATCTAAGTTACCCTTTTGTGCTCAGTTGGAGCTTATTAGAGGCTATGTCCTGTGGCTGTTCTATTGTTGCTAGTGAAGGTATGCCTGTTGAAGAGGTGATCACTGATAATGTGAACGGCTTGCTTACTTCTATGGATAATCCTAAATTATTATCTGCACGTATTTCTCAGCTCCTTAGTGATCCTGAGTCTCGCACACGTCTTAGTAAAGCAGCACGTATTTCTGCGCTCTCCTATGATACTTCAATCACACTTCCCAAGCTTTACAAACTTATTATCGATTTATGA
- a CDS encoding glycosyltransferase: MRILVSHVNYPAQFRRLIFHWSQSGHDVVFIARQSEWHSPSPKGFRVYFYENTRSSNTISLHPYLNRFESAILEGQSVFRIARQLRDSNWIPDIVISHLGFGNGLFLSDCFPHARRIGYAEWFYNSYNSDVDFLSSEVVSDDHRLKLRCWNSEILLEMSTLDYLIVPTCWQKSQFPSIYHNQISVINDGLNLPLLSNIKHANSVDFNFLPNDPNLEVLTFVSRCFEEYRGFPQAIRTISALQKLRPNLHVIIVGEDGAAYGHPRSDGVPWSVWAIKTLNLDPLRTHWLGLVQENVYLQVLSVSDVHFYLTVPFILSWSLLESMAVGCSIVASSTPPVMEFLEDGLSALLVDFFDVDAQVQAINTLLSNRKLASRYADAAMNRAEALSFDKATESWDTLLNA, translated from the coding sequence GTGCGCATACTCGTTTCTCACGTTAATTATCCAGCTCAATTTCGCCGGCTTATTTTTCACTGGTCACAATCTGGTCATGATGTAGTTTTTATTGCTCGTCAATCTGAATGGCATTCCCCTTCGCCGAAAGGATTCCGCGTTTATTTTTATGAGAATACCAGAAGTTCCAATACGATATCCTTACATCCTTACTTGAATAGATTTGAGTCCGCTATTCTTGAAGGCCAGTCTGTCTTTAGAATTGCACGTCAGCTTCGCGATAGCAATTGGATTCCTGATATTGTAATTTCTCATTTAGGTTTTGGTAATGGTCTTTTTTTAAGTGATTGTTTCCCGCATGCAAGGCGCATTGGTTACGCGGAATGGTTTTATAATTCTTACAATTCTGATGTTGACTTCTTATCCTCTGAGGTTGTTTCTGATGATCATAGGCTAAAACTTCGTTGTTGGAATTCGGAGATACTTTTAGAAATGTCTACGCTTGATTACTTGATTGTTCCCACCTGTTGGCAAAAATCTCAGTTTCCTTCAATTTATCATAATCAAATTTCCGTTATAAATGATGGTTTGAATTTGCCTTTGCTTTCAAATATTAAACATGCTAATTCTGTGGATTTTAATTTCCTTCCAAATGATCCTAATTTGGAAGTCTTGACCTTCGTTAGTCGTTGTTTTGAGGAGTACAGGGGCTTTCCTCAAGCCATCAGAACTATTTCTGCGTTGCAGAAGTTGAGACCTAATTTACATGTCATTATCGTTGGAGAAGACGGAGCAGCATATGGTCATCCCAGGTCTGATGGTGTCCCATGGTCTGTATGGGCTATTAAAACTTTGAACTTAGATCCTTTAAGAACCCACTGGCTTGGTCTTGTGCAAGAAAATGTTTATTTACAAGTGTTATCAGTGAGCGACGTTCACTTTTACCTTACTGTTCCTTTCATTCTCAGTTGGAGTCTACTTGAGTCAATGGCGGTAGGTTGCTCCATTGTGGCAAGTTCTACACCTCCAGTTATGGAGTTTTTAGAGGACGGGCTATCTGCACTTCTTGTCGATTTCTTCGATGTGGACGCTCAAGTTCAAGCTATTAATACGCTGCTTTCAAATCGAAAACTCGCATCCCGCTATGCTGATGCTGCTATGAACCGTGCCGAAGCACTATCCTTCGACAAGGCGACCGAATCGTGGGATACCCTGTTGAACGCTTGA